From Halotia branconii CENA392, the proteins below share one genomic window:
- a CDS encoding ribbon-helix-helix domain-containing protein: protein MNISIDIPDEVRVYVEAQVIAGAYGSIGEYFLDLVKQDQKNKAQAELEALLLEGIDGEGQEVTPEYWQNLRSTVLGQNSMGSSGDR, encoded by the coding sequence ATGAATATCAGTATTGATATACCTGATGAGGTGCGCGTTTATGTAGAAGCACAAGTGATAGCAGGTGCTTATGGCAGCATTGGCGAATATTTTCTAGATTTGGTAAAGCAAGACCAAAAAAATAAAGCACAAGCGGAGTTAGAAGCACTTTTGCTTGAAGGTATTGATGGAGAAGGACAGGAAGTAACGCCGGAATATTGGCAAAATTTGCGTTCTACTGTTTTAGGTCAGAACAGCATGGGTAGCTCAGGTGACAGATGA
- a CDS encoding DUF1993 domain-containing protein, translating to MTISMYQASIPVFIRALNNLANILEKGAAYAETKKIDPSVLINSRLSPDMLPLSKQVQIASDIVNRGAARLAIVEAPKFEDNETTFAQLIERIHKTISQLNTFKPEQIDGSEEKEITLQMRDTTASFQGMPYLLYFVLPNLYFHVTTAYDILRHCGVELGKQDFLGQP from the coding sequence ATGACCATTTCAATGTACCAAGCTTCAATACCCGTATTTATTCGCGCACTGAATAACCTTGCAAATATTCTTGAAAAAGGTGCTGCTTATGCAGAAACTAAAAAAATAGATCCTTCTGTATTAATCAATAGTCGTCTATCCCCCGATATGCTTCCATTATCAAAACAAGTACAAATTGCCTCTGACATAGTAAATAGAGGTGCTGCACGACTAGCTATTGTAGAAGCACCCAAATTTGAGGACAATGAAACTACATTCGCTCAACTTATTGAACGTATTCACAAAACTATCTCTCAATTAAATACATTTAAACCTGAGCAAATTGACGGTTCAGAAGAAAAAGAAATTACCTTACAAATGCGTGACACTACTGCATCATTTCAAGGAATGCCATATCTTTTGTACTTTGTTTTACCAAACCTTTATTTCCATGTCACTACAGCTTATGACATTCTCAGACACTGCGGCGTAGAACTTGGTAAGCAAGACTTTCTTGGTCAGCCTTAA
- a CDS encoding UBP-type zinc finger domain-containing protein has translation MTCQHLNEVTLENLIHKANYPVFQCQECIQLNERWVHLRICQTCGQMLCCDSSKNQHARRHYEESGHAVISSAELGEEWLWCFVDEQQKNY, from the coding sequence ATGACTTGTCAACATCTCAATGAAGTGACTCTGGAAAACTTGATTCACAAAGCCAACTATCCTGTGTTTCAGTGTCAGGAGTGCATTCAGCTTAACGAACGCTGGGTACATCTGCGTATTTGCCAAACCTGTGGTCAGATGCTGTGCTGCGACTCTTCCAAAAATCAACATGCACGCCGTCATTATGAAGAGAGTGGACATGCCGTCATTAGTTCCGCAGAATTAGGAGAAGAATGGCTGTGGTGTTTTGTAGATGAGCAACAGAAGAATTATTGA
- a CDS encoding methyltransferase family protein: MKEQILDNPGIIAFPPALYTGTLLIGLLLDFVFPIDFLPRSVGLVLGMLAIICAGLFAISAFRAMNSARTAINPSQPTTAIVSDGVFSLSRNPIYLSLTLLYMGITLLFSALWALLLLLPLLVIVQIGVVKREEIYLERKFGDEYLCYKARVRRWV; the protein is encoded by the coding sequence ATGAAGGAACAGATATTGGACAATCCTGGGATAATTGCTTTCCCACCAGCACTCTATACTGGAACGCTATTAATCGGATTATTACTCGATTTTGTTTTTCCTATCGATTTTCTGCCGCGCTCTGTAGGATTAGTTTTAGGAATGTTGGCGATTATTTGCGCGGGATTGTTCGCAATCTCAGCTTTTCGGGCGATGAATAGCGCGCGTACTGCAATTAACCCTTCACAACCGACAACAGCGATTGTTTCGGATGGTGTTTTCAGTTTAAGCCGCAACCCGATTTATTTGTCTTTGACGCTGCTTTATATGGGTATCACTTTGCTATTCAGTGCGCTTTGGGCGTTGCTGCTGTTATTGCCCCTTTTAGTCATTGTGCAAATCGGAGTCGTTAAGCGCGAAGAGATTTACTTGGAGCGCAAATTTGGCGATGAATACCTGTGCTACAAGGCACGAGTGCGTCGCTGGGTATAA
- a CDS encoding MarR family winged helix-turn-helix transcriptional regulator gives MMNKYIKLINSDLLDQVASICAYFNLQRAARAITQHFDEILKPSGLLVTQFTILVAVAMAKSGTIASLAKMLVMDRTTLTRNLKVKISARKRPAHSYD, from the coding sequence ATGATGAATAAATACATTAAGCTAATTAACTCAGATCTATTAGATCAAGTGGCTTCAATATGTGCTTATTTCAATCTCCAAAGGGCTGCTCGTGCGATCACGCAACACTTTGATGAAATTCTCAAGCCTAGTGGATTGCTTGTTACTCAATTCACAATTCTTGTGGCTGTAGCGATGGCAAAATCGGGAACGATAGCTTCCTTAGCAAAGATGTTAGTAATGGATCGCACAACTTTAACCCGGAACCTCAAAGTTAAAATCTCAGCCAGGAAAAGACCAGCGCACTCGTATGATTAG
- the trxA gene encoding thioredoxin, with protein sequence MTALYIQDETEFDMLLESEPLFVVDCTAAWCGPCKLIAPLIDKLASEYSTRAKVFKLDLDANQPVAKRFGIRSIPAVMIFKQGELAETMVGVKPYEEFSSTLDKHLA encoded by the coding sequence ATGACTGCTCTTTATATTCAAGACGAAACCGAGTTCGATATGCTCCTTGAGTCCGAACCGTTATTTGTAGTAGATTGTACCGCTGCTTGGTGCGGCCCATGCAAACTTATTGCCCCTTTGATAGATAAACTGGCATCAGAGTACAGCACTCGTGCCAAAGTCTTCAAGCTAGACCTCGATGCCAACCAACCTGTTGCTAAACGATTTGGCATTCGTAGTATTCCCGCCGTCATGATCTTTAAGCAAGGCGAGTTAGCAGAAACGATGGTCGGTGTTAAACCTTATGAAGAATTTAGCAGTACTCTCGATAAACATTTGGCTTGA